The genomic region TCTCATTTTCTGCCGGCATGATGCCTGATTAACCGATGCTTTCCTGGTCGCCGCTAGGACTGCTCAGCGGCGAACGGTTGAGAGCGATGAGAGTATATAAGCGTGGTTCAGGCTGGTTTGACGTACGCGGGCGTACCTTTGGTGACAAAACGAGGCTTCCTATGACCGACATCGATATCGCTAAGCCCGGCCCGATCATGGCCGGCAAGCGTGGCCTCATCATGGGTGTTGCCAACGACCGTTCGATCGCGTGGGGCATTGCCCGCGTCCTTCACGGTCAAGGCGCCGAGCTGGCATTCACCTATCAAGGTGGCGCATTCGGGCGCCGCGCTGTGCCGCTGGCGCAGTCGATCGGCTCGAAGATCATCGAGGAATGCAACGTTCTCGATCTCGAAAGCGTCGATCGCGTTTTCAATCGCATCAAGGACGAGTGGGGCAGCATCGACTTTGTCGTGCACGCGCTGGCCTATTCCGATCCCAAAGAGCTTGCTGGCCGCTACGCCGACACGACGCGCGAAAACTTCATCAACTCGATGGTGATCTCGTGCTTCTCGTTCACTGAGATCGCGAAGCGCGCTTCGGCGCTGATGCCGAACGGTGGCTCGCTGATCACGCTGTCTTATGGCGGTGCGACGCGCTGGGTGCCGTCTTACAACGTCATGGGCGTCGCGAAAGCCGCGCTTGAGGCTTCGGTGCGCTATCTCGCAGCGGATTTCGGACCGCAGGGCGTTCGCGTCAATGCGCTCTCGGCCGGTCCGATGCGCACGCTCTCGGGCGCTGGCGTTTCGGATGCGCGCGTGATCTTCAATTTCCAGCGCGATAACTCGCCTCTGCAGCGCACGCCGACGCTCGATGAAGTGGCGGGTTCGGCGCTTTATCTGCTGTCGCCGCTGTCGGGCGCCGTGACGGGCGAAGTTCACTTCGTCGATTGCGGCTATAACACCGTGTCGATGCCGTCGCTGCAGAGCCTGAAAGAACAGGACGCTGAGGCCAAGCCCGCCAGCG from Hyphomicrobium sp. MC1 harbors:
- the fabI gene encoding enoyl-ACP reductase FabI, which produces MTDIDIAKPGPIMAGKRGLIMGVANDRSIAWGIARVLHGQGAELAFTYQGGAFGRRAVPLAQSIGSKIIEECNVLDLESVDRVFNRIKDEWGSIDFVVHALAYSDPKELAGRYADTTRENFINSMVISCFSFTEIAKRASALMPNGGSLITLSYGGATRWVPSYNVMGVAKAALEASVRYLAADFGPQGVRVNALSAGPMRTLSGAGVSDARVIFNFQRDNSPLQRTPTLDEVAGSALYLLSPLSGAVTGEVHFVDCGYNTVSMPSLQSLKEQDAEAKPASASPSAAAE